The following coding sequences are from one Schizosaccharomyces osmophilus chromosome 1, complete sequence window:
- the lsb1 gene encoding Wiskott-Aldrich syndrome-like protein binding protein Lsb1, which produces MIGRNPENYIKHVIRNVYNDFQLLIDEGVLDNDALHWLQQKLPSEGNGVVTPTTKARKADVQASSDSASEPQTSFVTSKVASLSVNQNEEKTPMDQSPSNVSGPQPSPSNPDKASAEQLSAEAHLPPPPSYPHAVENSTIERVVALYNFPGPDAGDLPFNTGDVIDVKEHINKDWWRGSLHGREGIFPSNYVSFLQDPSTRPPAQYPSPGSSSFAPGYPQGYGGQQQPVVVAQNPSPKKNNGLKKFGSNVGSAFVFGAGATAGADLVNSIF; this is translated from the coding sequence ATGATAGGAAGAAATCCAGAAAACTACATTAAGCATGTTATCCGAAACGTCTATAACGACTTTCAGCTGTTGATTGACGAAGGCGTTTTGGACAACGATGCTCTTCATTggcttcaacaaaaacttcCCTCTGAAGGCAATGGAGTTGTCACTCCAACAACGAAAGCTAGAAAAGCTGATGTTCAAGCGTCTTCTGACTCTGCTTCGGAACCCCAGACTAGTTTTGTGACATCCAAGGTTGCTTCACTTTCTGTAAAccaaaatgaagaaaaaacaccTATGGATCAATCTCCCTCAAATGTCTCCGGCCCTCAGCCCAGCCCTAGCAATCCTGATAAAGCATCTGCTGAACAGCTTAGTGCAGAGGCACACTTGCCTCCTCCTCCAAGTTATCCTCACGCTGTGGAAAACAGCACAATTGAGCGTGTCGTTGCCCTGTACAATTTCCCAGGCCCTGATGCCGGTGATCTACCCTTCAACACTGGCGATGTGATTGATGTGAAGGAACACATCAACAAGGACTGGTGGCGTGGTAGTCTCCATGGAAGAGAGGGCATTTTCCCTTCCAACtatgtttcctttttgcaAGATCCTTCAACCAGGCCACCTGCCCAGTATCCTTCTCCTGGCAGCTCTTCGTTCGCCCCGGGATATCCTCAGGGTTATGGTGGTCAACAACAACCCGTCGTTGTGGCACAAAACCCATCTCCCAAAAAGAACAACGGCTTGAAGAAGTTTGGTAGCAACGTTGGAAGCGCCTTTGTTTTCGGTGCAGGTGCTACCGCTGGTGCCGACCTTGTCAACTCTATCTTTTAA
- the dpm3 gene encoding dolichol-phosphate mannosyltransferase subunit 3, whose product MQRIQKIILYYVLLTILYRVTYLFDLEEPWSSLRPYTPYLFILAFGSYLGVTLLYNVATTHDKPQAYVDLVNDIKEAQDALKTKGFVTEE is encoded by the exons atgcagagaattcaaaagattATACTGTACTACGTTTTACTCACAATCTTGTACCGCGTAACGTACTTAtttgatttggaagaaccATGGTCGAGTTTGCGTCCCTATACAccttatttatttattctgGCATTTGGCTCTTATTTAGGTGTTACATTGTTGTATAACGTTGCTACGACTCACGATAAACCTCAAGCTTATGTGGACTTAGTCAAT GATATTAAAGAAGCACAAGATGCTCTTAAAACCAAAGGTTTTGTTACTGAGGAATAA
- the mei3 gene encoding meiosis inducing protein Mei3, translated as MNPSNINASSLQTQRSSSVSPTTTAARVSKTNTSGATGNASILSPLRSYPMKRTKCTYRRSPATVPLITAEFENKENVSKSSNDTSVKSTKRALAASDIMNETTLFDLFHTPMGDATMDITERVNNESRQSM; from the coding sequence ATGAACCCTTCCAACATCAatgcttcttctcttcaaaCCCAACGCAGCTCTTCTGTTTCTCCTACTACTACTGCAGCTCGTGTCtccaaaacaaacactTCTGGTGCTACAGGTAACGCATCGATACTGTCACCTCTACGTAGCTATCCTATGAAACGCACAAAATGCACTTACCGTCGTTCTCCAGCGACTGTTCCTTTGATTACAGCGGAATTCGAAAATAAGGAGAATGTTTCAAAGAGCTCCAACGATACCTCCGTTAAATCTACAAAGCGTGCTCTAGCGGCCTCGGATATCATGAACGAGACGACCCTGTTTGATCTCTTTCATACACCCATGGGCGACGCGACCATGGATATTACCGAACGCGTAAACAATGAATCTCGCCAGAgcatgtaa